One window of the Ictidomys tridecemlineatus isolate mIctTri1 chromosome 11, mIctTri1.hap1, whole genome shotgun sequence genome contains the following:
- the LOC101965844 gene encoding histone H3, whose translation MARTKQTARKSTGGKAPRKQLATKAARKSAPATGGVKKPHRYRPGTVALREIRRYQKSTELLIRKLPFQRLVREIAQDFKTDLRFQSSAVMALQEASEAYLVGLFEDTNLCAIHAKRVTIMPKDIQLARRIRGERA comes from the coding sequence ATGGCCCGAACCAAGCAGACCGCGCGCAAGTCGACCGGCGGCAAGGCCCCGCGCAAGCAGCTGGCCACCAAGGCGGCCCGCAAGAGCGCGCCGGCCACCGGCGGCGTCAAGAAGCCCCACCGCTACCGGCCCGGCACCGTGGCGCTGCGCGAGATCCGGCGCTACCAGAAGTCCACCGAGCTGCTGATCCGCAAGCTGCCGTTCCAGCGGCTGGTGCGCGAGATCGCGCAGGACTTCAAGACCGACCTGCGCTTCCAGAGCTCGGCCGTCATGGCGCTGCAGGAGGCCAGCGAGGCCTACCTGGTGGGGCTGTTCGAGGACACCAACCTGTGCGCCATCCACGCCAAGCGCGTCACCATCATGCCCAAGGACATCCAGCTGGCCCGCCGCATCCGCGGGGAGCGGGCTTAA